Proteins encoded by one window of Venturia canescens isolate UGA chromosome 2, ASM1945775v1, whole genome shotgun sequence:
- the LOC122405890 gene encoding tumor necrosis factor receptor superfamily member 14-like — protein MFTEKKLSTILLAISIVVAFIQVTESRPRMRHHRDDSSCSRCAPGWGVINRCTSERDTKCGKCPRGTYSPHHNIQPCWICSRCGPGLYEAEPCSSGHTDTVCDSCHRSAPENPDYRRKCKDYAKEVFLAPEDASNTGEESPLVNEPEFSGMNEAQREHVLEEDAESQLFDSSKNSMQQQL, from the exons ATGTTTACcgagaaaaaattatcgacGATTTTACTTGCAATCTCAATCGTCGTCGCTTTTATCCAG GTGACAGAGTCAAGGCCACGGATGCGGCATCATCGGGATGATTCGAGCTGCAGCAGATGCGCTCCTGGTTGGGGGGTGATCAATCGTTGTACGAGTGAGCGTGACACCAAATGTGGCAAATGTCCTCGAGGCACGTACAGTCCGCACCACAACATCCAGCCGTGCTGGATATGTTCGCGGTGTGGGCCAGGATTGTACGAGGCTGAGCCTTGCTCGAGCGGGCACACGGACACCGTTTGCGACTCTTGTCACCGTTCGGCTCCGGAGAACCCTGATTATCGAAGAAAATGCAAAGATTACGCGAAGGAAGTTTTCCTGGCGCCGGAGGACGCGAGTAACACAGGGGAGGAAAGCCCGCTGGTCAACGAGCCCGAGTTTTCCGGCATGAACGAAGCGCAGCGGGAGCACGTTCTCGAGGAAGACGCCGAATCCCAGTTATTCGATTCCTCCAAAAACTCAATGCAGCAGCAGCTCTGA